Proteins encoded by one window of Chrysiogenes arsenatis DSM 11915:
- the cdaA gene encoding diadenylate cyclase CdaA — protein sequence MLDLIFSMTWRDALDISLVSVIIYRVLTFLRGTTAFQVLAGLILVLLVSFFSQLLELQTIYWLVRNITGYLVLAILILFQPEIRKFLVSISQNEMFRFFTKSDEKQLEVLDEIVKACANLSSRQIGALIVIEREVDIQGHADITVELDALVVKELLISIFQHQSPIHDGAVLIRKNRIHAAGCFLTVSMNPDIDKILGTRHRAAIGVTEQTDCVCVIVSEETGAISIAINGKIIRKLDSATLKKVLRNIFTPKVTKGVKK from the coding sequence ATGCTTGACCTGATTTTCAGCATGACATGGCGCGATGCCCTTGATATTTCCCTTGTCTCGGTAATTATCTACCGTGTGCTGACATTTTTGCGTGGTACGACGGCGTTTCAGGTGCTGGCTGGTTTAATTCTGGTCTTGCTGGTTTCGTTTTTTTCCCAACTCCTTGAACTCCAAACTATCTACTGGCTTGTGCGTAACATTACGGGTTACTTAGTGCTCGCGATTCTGATTCTCTTCCAGCCCGAAATTCGCAAGTTTTTGGTGAGTATTTCGCAAAATGAGATGTTCCGCTTTTTTACCAAGTCGGACGAAAAACAACTTGAAGTCTTGGACGAAATTGTCAAAGCCTGCGCTAACCTCTCTTCGCGTCAGATCGGCGCGCTGATTGTGATTGAGCGCGAAGTAGACATTCAGGGACATGCCGATATTACCGTTGAGCTTGATGCACTGGTGGTGAAAGAGTTGTTGATCAGCATCTTTCAGCACCAAAGCCCGATCCATGATGGCGCCGTACTGATCCGTAAAAATCGCATTCACGCGGCGGGATGTTTTCTAACCGTAAGTATGAATCCTGATATCGATAAAATCCTCGGCACGCGCCACCGCGCCGCCATTGGTGTAACGGAACAAACCGACTGCGTGTGTGTCATTGTCAGTGAAGAAACGGGTGCTATCAGTATTGCTATCAACGGGAAGATTATCCGTAAACTTGATAGTGCGACGTTGAAAAAAGTGTTGCGCAACATCTTTACCCCGAAAGTGACGAAGGGGGTGAAAAAATGA
- the folP gene encoding dihydropteroate synthase, with the protein MTPFPRLAAIVNITPDSFSDGGRYYSPDHALEHAWQCIADGADIIDLGGESTRPGSVPVSTDEQLHRIMPVLEPLVARGIAVSVDTTCAEVARQAIVAGAIMINDVSGGMDSPQMIPLVANSQVAYCLMHRRGDSSTMQHHTQYGNVVAEVHQWLLAQAKVFLQCGGMPENLYLDPGIGFGKDVRGNIQLILHMHALRKAGFQTYLGASRKTFIGEVCGERDPQQRIAGSLVVALEAWRQNVDILRIHDVAATRQALLMAQALQQTMAEPRKDLSECLT; encoded by the coding sequence GTGACCCCGTTTCCCCGACTTGCCGCTATTGTCAATATTACGCCCGACTCATTCAGCGACGGTGGGCGCTACTATTCGCCCGACCATGCGCTCGAACATGCTTGGCAGTGCATCGCTGACGGCGCAGATATTATTGATCTGGGTGGCGAATCAACTCGTCCCGGTTCCGTTCCGGTCTCAACTGACGAACAGTTGCACCGTATCATGCCCGTGCTGGAACCGCTTGTGGCTCGTGGTATCGCTGTTAGTGTCGACACAACCTGTGCCGAAGTTGCCCGTCAGGCTATTGTGGCGGGCGCTATAATGATTAATGACGTCAGCGGCGGTATGGACTCGCCGCAGATGATCCCTTTGGTGGCGAATAGTCAAGTGGCATACTGCTTAATGCACCGTCGCGGCGATTCGTCCACGATGCAACACCATACACAGTATGGCAATGTGGTTGCTGAGGTGCATCAATGGCTCTTGGCACAAGCCAAGGTTTTCCTGCAATGTGGCGGTATGCCAGAAAACCTCTACCTTGATCCGGGGATTGGTTTCGGAAAAGACGTTCGCGGCAATATACAACTGATTCTACACATGCACGCGCTCCGCAAGGCGGGCTTTCAAACCTACCTTGGGGCAAGTCGCAAAACATTTATCGGGGAGGTTTGCGGAGAACGCGATCCGCAACAACGAATTGCTGGCAGCCTTGTCGTCGCGCTGGAAGCTTGGCGTCAAAACGTAGACATTCTCCGCATTCACGACGTTGCTGCTACGCGTCAGGCACTCCTGATGGCGCAAGCTCTTCAGCAAACCATGGCAGAACCAAGGAAGGATCTTTCTGAATGCTTGACCTGA
- the yidD gene encoding membrane protein insertion efficiency factor YidD produces MRVWLSLLVILLGSVSASADDAMKSPWDTTVPPSQTPSTSLSPGKALGKGLLRVYQETLSRTDHSRCPSYPSCSHYTLEAIDRFGLWRGMFMGADRMLHEADMSDNPSRIFRNGRWYVYDPIERNLLQSK; encoded by the coding sequence ATGCGTGTTTGGCTGAGTCTACTGGTGATACTTCTTGGAAGTGTGTCCGCATCTGCGGATGATGCCATGAAAAGCCCTTGGGATACGACAGTGCCACCTTCGCAAACACCATCTACATCACTTTCACCGGGAAAGGCGCTGGGGAAAGGATTACTGCGAGTGTATCAAGAAACCTTGTCGCGCACCGATCATAGCCGCTGTCCATCCTATCCTTCGTGCAGTCATTATACGCTGGAAGCAATTGACCGCTTTGGATTATGGCGCGGGATGTTTATGGGTGCGGATCGCATGCTGCACGAGGCCGATATGAGCGACAACCCGAGTCGGATTTTCCGGAACGGTCGTTGGTATGTGTACGA